From one Rhizobium rosettiformans genomic stretch:
- a CDS encoding DUF2336 domain-containing protein, with translation MATVTSFQALSFPGKSELRQFAELFQPLFAGSSAEARREAVAALSQSPNLPLSIAAFIASQPISIAAPFLASSPALSDDMLIMIARTQGVDHARAIVKRERLSPTVIDALVSLRHALPPRPEKVKADEQTAEMQPLQAAKMPASSFDTVMADLEMRDLPGAASTTVNEPATESREEALRQTIKRMAYQHRPPRSDRLGRRQATPVQTALLVRFARSHDGGFFATTLADMLTSSRWLAERILLDISGRQLATTLAGVAMEDREAIFILEHIYPHLSRRENGASRAENLFFGMDPDQAEARIDSWIRADRYTFAGEEQTIEAGDGSERTAVPSSKPLTAANQAASKRQPVGDEHGRQVLRARKR, from the coding sequence CTGTTCCAGCCGCTGTTTGCCGGGTCCTCTGCCGAAGCGCGCCGGGAAGCGGTCGCGGCCCTCTCACAAAGCCCGAACCTGCCGCTCTCGATTGCCGCCTTCATCGCCTCTCAGCCGATTTCGATCGCCGCACCCTTCCTTGCTTCCTCTCCGGCACTCTCCGACGACATGCTGATCATGATCGCCCGCACGCAAGGCGTCGACCACGCACGCGCCATCGTCAAGCGCGAGCGGCTGTCGCCGACAGTGATCGACGCCTTGGTGTCGCTGCGCCATGCCCTGCCGCCGCGCCCGGAAAAGGTGAAGGCCGATGAGCAGACGGCGGAAATGCAGCCTCTGCAGGCGGCCAAGATGCCGGCTTCGAGCTTCGACACCGTGATGGCAGATCTCGAGATGCGCGACCTGCCGGGCGCCGCTTCAACGACGGTGAATGAGCCTGCAACAGAGAGCCGCGAAGAAGCGCTGCGCCAGACGATCAAGCGCATGGCGTATCAGCATCGTCCGCCCCGCAGCGATCGGCTCGGCCGGCGCCAGGCGACGCCGGTGCAGACCGCGCTGCTCGTCCGCTTTGCCCGCAGCCATGACGGCGGCTTCTTTGCCACGACGCTCGCCGACATGCTGACCTCGAGCCGCTGGCTTGCCGAGCGCATCCTGCTCGACATTTCCGGGCGGCAGCTCGCAACGACGCTTGCCGGCGTTGCCATGGAGGATCGCGAGGCGATCTTCATCCTCGAACACATCTATCCGCATCTCTCCCGCCGCGAGAACGGCGCGAGCCGGGCCGAAAACCTCTTCTTCGGCATGGACCCGGACCAGGCCGAGGCCCGGATCGACAGCTGGATCCGTGCCGACCGGTATACCTTCGCCGGCGAAGAGCAGACGATCGAGGCGGGTGACGGCTCCGAACGCACGGCGGTGCCGAGCAGCAAACCGCTGACCGCCGCCAACCAGGCTGCATCAAAGCGTCAACCCGTGGGCGACGAGCATGGGCGACAGGTGCTCAGGGCGCGCAAGCGGTAG